The region GCAATAACAAGGTCCCTGACCCCAAGCGCGGCAACAAGACCCGAGTCTGCGCTGACAACGCAATCGTGCGTATTATGGAGAAATGCCAGACCATCAACTACGTTGCCCGTTCGGTCTGGCTTGAGCAGTCGCGCCAGCGCCAGCCACGAACCGAGGTCGTCCCACTCGAACCCGGCTCTGACCACGGCGATGTTGTCGGCCTTCTCCATCACCGCATAGTCAATCGAGGTAGCCGGTGCGACCCGGTACGCTCGTTCAATTGCGGTACGTTCTTTCGGGGTGCCGACCACCTTTGCCAACCGACTCAGCTCGTATGAGAACTCAGGCAAGAACCTCCGGAAAGCATCCATGATTGCGTCAACCCGCCAGACAAACATTCCGCTGTTCCACAGGAAGTCGCCTGATTCTACATATCTCCGCGCGGTTTCAGCGTCCGGTTTCTCTCTGAACCCGAGTACCTTGCACGCCGCCATCTCTCCTCTGGACCGTATTTGCTGGCCGGCATGGATGTACCCGTACCCGGTATCAGGTCTGGTCGGCGAGATGCCAAAGGTGACAAGCAGGTGTTCCTGTGCTAGTTCGGCTGCGAACCGAACCGCAGCCAGAAACTCTCTTTGTCTTCCGACCATGTGGTCTGCTGGTAGTATCACCATTGTCGCTTCCGGCGCGCGTGCCGAAAGCCAGGCAGCTGCAAGTCCAATAGCCGGCGCCGTATTTCGTCCCTCTGGCTCAAGCAG is a window of candidate division WOR-3 bacterium DNA encoding:
- a CDS encoding mannose-1-phosphate guanylyltransferase, which encodes MKLYAVILCGGRGERFWPKSRQSRPKQFVNLVGRMSLLQATASRVKPLCPASRQLFVAPRVFEKQVREQVRPTKGCLLLEPEGRNTAPAIGLAAAWLSARAPEATMVILPADHMVGRQREFLAAVRFAAELAQEHLLVTFGISPTRPDTGYGYIHAGQQIRSRGEMAACKVLGFREKPDAETARRYVESGDFLWNSGMFVWRVDAIMDAFRRFLPEFSYELSRLAKVVGTPKERTAIERAYRVAPATSIDYAVMEKADNIAVVRAGFEWDDLGSWLALARLLKPDRTGNVVDGLAFLHNTHDCVVSADSGLVAALGVRDLVIAKFQDAILVAHRDGLDGLKVMLREMAGQKNTRRFL